From the genome of Candidatus Polarisedimenticolaceae bacterium:
ACCGCCTTGGCGACCCGCAGGAACAGTCGCAGCCTCGCCGGGAGATCGAGGCGGTACGTGTCGCACCACGCGTCGATGGGTTTGCCGTCCACGAACTCCATCACGAGGTACGGGCGGCCCTCGGCGTCCACGCCGCCGTCGAGCAGGTGCGCGATGTCGGGGTGGGTGACCCTGGCGAGGATGCGCCGCTCGCGCTCGAACCGGCGGAGGACGTCGTCCGAGTCGACGCCCCGCTTGATCCGCTTGAGCGCGACCCGCTGCTCGAACGCGCCGTCGGCGCGCTCGGCGAGGTGGACGACCCCCATGCCGCCGCGGCCGACCTCGCGCAGGATCCGGTAGCGTCCGACGAACGTCCCCGCCTCGAGGGGGGCGTCCTCGTCGATGTCGCGGACCACGCGGTCCCACAGCGGTCCCTCGAGGGCCCCCGCCGCGCGGATCCCGGAGGCTTCGCCGTCGTCGGACGTCGAGGCGAGCAGGCGGTCGACGAGCGCCTTCAGCGCCGCGTCGCCGCCGCACTGCGCTTCGACGAAGGCCTCGCGTTCGCGCGGAGGCAGGTCGAGGGCGGCGTCGAAGATCCGGTCCGCGCGCCTCCGGCGCTCGGCCGTGTCCATCTCACGCCTCTCCGGGGGAAGCCTGCCCCTCGAGCTCCTCGCGAAGCCACGCGCGTGCGCGCATCCAGTCGCGCTGCACGGTCCGCGTGGTGATGCCGAGCGCGGCCGCCGTTTCCTCCTCGTCGAGTCCGGCGAAGAAACGGCACTCGACCACGCGCGCGAGGCGCGGCTCGAACTCCTCGAGCCTCGCGAGGGCGCGGTCGACGTCGAGGATCGCCTCCGCCTGGCTCTGCACCGGGATGTCGCGCTCCTCGAGGGGGAGCGCGCGCTCGCCGCCGCCGCGTTTCCCGGCGGCGTGGCGCCTCGCGTAGGAGATGATCACCTGGCGCATCGCGCGGGCCGCGACGGCGAGGAAGTGATTGCGGTCCTGGAAGCCCGCGCTCGCGGGCTCGACCAGCTTCAGGTAGGCCTCGTGGACGATCCCGGTCGTGCCGAGCGTGTGCCCCGACCGCTGGCGCCGCAGGTGCGCCCTGGCGATGCGACGAAGGTCCTCGTAGACGATCGGGAACAGCCGGTCATAGGCCTCGCGATCCCCCTCGCGATACGCCTGCAGCAGCCGGGTCACCTCGCCGGACGCACTCAAGTTCTACCTCTTCCAAGGCCCCTCGAGACGGTTCGGCGATTCTAGCAAGCCTCATCGCCACCGCGCGATGAAGAGGTTCGTGTCGCGGGAATTCGGGTCGGCGCGGTTCGACGCCCACACGAGCCACTTCCCGTCGGGGCTGAAGTAGGGGAAGCCGTCGAACCCGGGCGCGGTCGTGACCCTCTCGAGGGGGCCGCCGTCGCGGCTCACGAGGTAGAGGTCGAACTCGCGCCCCCCCGCGGTCGCGTTGGAGGCGAAGATCACCTGCTTCGAGTCCGGGGTGAAGTACGGGCAGAAGTTCGCCGCGCCGTTGTTGGTCAGCCGCCTGGGGTCCGACCCGTCGGCCTTCGCCACGTAGATCTCGACGTTCCTCGGCCGGACGAGCCCCTCGGCCAGGAGGGACCGGTACTCCGCGAGGGCCTCGCCTTCGGGGCGCCCCGCCCGCCAGACGATCTCGGAGCAGTCGGGGCTGTAGAAGGCGCCGCCGTCGTACCCGGGCGTGTGCGTGAGGCGCGTGACCGTCCCGTCGTCCCTGCGCTCGTAGAGCTCGAGGTCTCCGTCGCGCACCGACGTGAAGATCATCTTCCCGCCCTTGTGGCACCATGTCGCCTCGGCGTCGTACCCCTTCCCGTCGGTGATCCGGGTCGCGTTCCTGCCGTCGGCGTCGGCGAGCCAGAGGTCGTAGGTGTCGTAGAGGGCCCAGACGTACCCCTTCGACCGGTCGGGGTCGGCGGGGCAGGGGTCGCCCCCGGCCTCGGTCGAGGCGTAGACGATCTTCTTCCCGTCGGGGTACGAGAAGTACCCGCAGGTCGTGCGCCCCTTTCCGCTCGAGACCTGCGTCACCTCGCCGGTCGCGAGATCGAGCACGTATTGCCGGTCGCAACGGTTCGGAGCGACCGTCGCCTGGAAGATCAGCTTGGTGCCGTCGGGGCTGAAGTAGGCCTCGGCGTTCTCGCCGCCGAAGGTGAGCTGGCGAACGTCGGAGAGGCGTTCCTCGCCGGGGAAGGTCTTCCCGAACGGCTTGCCCGCGCGTACGACGAACGCGACGGCGTCCGGGTAGAAGACCTCGTCCTTGCCGAGGTCCACGATCCACCCGGCGGGGTCGCCCTTCTCGACCCGACGGACCGCCGTGATCTTCGCGCCCGGGTGCTCCTTCGCGAAACGCGACCACAACGGCGCGGGAAGGGCCGCGTAGCCCGCCTCGCGCTCGAGGCGCAGGAGCTCCCCTTGCGCCGAGATCCGGAGGAACGCGCGCCCCTTCGCCGTGGAGACCCGCAGCGCCCAGGGTTTCCCCTCCTCCTTCGGGAGGACGTGGCAGGAGGTGATCCGCCCGTCGGGAACGGCGGCCTTGGACGCGGCCATCACGGCCGAGGGGCACTCGCCGGCGAAGGCGGTGGAGGCGAGCGAGAGGGCGAGGACGAGCGGCGCGAGCGGACGGTGCATCGGGTCTCCTCCGGAGCGCGCCATTCTAGCGGCGAGGAGACGCGGGCCTGCGGGAGGGAACGAACGCGGCGGCATGGGGCGCCTGCGCGTCCCATGCCGCCGCCCGGTTCGTCGGAACTAGCGCTGCCGGCTGGCGCTGCCGCGGGGCACCGCCGAACCCTTCTTCTTCGAGCCGCGTGCGGCGTCGGTCGCCTCCGCGCGGATGCCGCGCTGGTCGTGCGGGACGCGGATGTCCGCAGCGGCCTGCGAGGTGTTCTCCGAGGCGTCGGTCGCGCTGTACGTCGCGGTATACACGCGGCCGCTGCCGTTCCCCTTGCGCTCCGCGCGCACGAGGAAATCGAAGTCGGCGGTCCCCGCCGCGACCCCCTGGATGTCGTTCGGGAAGTTCCCGTCGCCGGTGTCGTTGTCGGGCTCGTTCGAGGTCACCGAGACGAGCTTCACCACGACCTCGGGGCTGCAGACGTCGGTCGCCTCCACGTTCGCGTGGATCCGCACCATCTTGTGGTTGGGGGGCCAGATCACGTTCGGGGTGACCTTGAGCCGGATCACCGGCGGAGTCGTGTCGACGATCACGAAGACGACCTCGACGGTCGCCGACTGCCCGACGGAGTCGGTGACCTGCAGCGTCACCGCGTGCGGGCCGAAGTCGAACGGCACCGTCAGGTTCACGCCGGCGCCGAGGAAGACCTCGGTGTCGCTGCCGAAGTCCTCGAACCACTCGTAGAGGACGATGTCGCTCGTGGTGTCGGTGTCGTCCGGATCCGAGGATGCCGAGCCGTCCAGGGCGACGTCGGCTCCGGCCGGCGAGGTGCATTCGACCTCGCCGCCGTCCCCCGCGTCCGCGGTCGGCGGGGCGTTCTCGCCCGCGACGATCGACTGCCACGACGGAAGGGTCTGGTCTCCCTCGCCCCCGGTCACGAGCGCGAGGCCGTTGCCGTCGACGCCGATCGTCCAGATCTCGAAGTCGGCCTCGGGAGCACCGGCGAACGCGAGGAGCAGGCCGTCCGGCGAGAAGGCCGGGGCGACCGCGGGGAAGCTCCCGTCGGTGAACGCGGCCGCATTGGCGCCGTCGAGGTCCATCGTCCACAAGGCCGCCTCGAGCGCGTCGGCGTCCCGCACGAACACGATCTTCGTGCCGTCGGGGGAGACGTCGGGATCGCGGTCCGGGGCCGCGTCGTTGGTCAGGCGCGCCGGCGACGTGCCGTCGGGGTTGACGGAGTAGATCTCGAAGTTCCCGTCGCGGTCGGTGGCGAACACGATCTTCGCGCCGTCCGGCGTCCACGTCGGCTCGGCGTCGACCGCGTCGTCGTCGGTGACGCGCGCAAGGCCGGTGCCGTCGGCGTTCGCGGACCAGAGATCGACCCGGCCTGTCGCGATCTCCTCGCCGACGAAGACGAGCTTCGTCCCGTCCGCGCTCCACGCGGGGGAGGACAACGCGAACCCCGCGGCGGAGAGGAGGTCGGCGCTCGTGCCGGCCGCGAGATCGGCGACGCGCAGGACGCCGTCCGCGGCGTAGGCGATCCGGAGGGAGGCCGGCGCCCACGCGGGAGCCGCGCCCTCGACGAGGTCGCGCAGACCCGACCCGTCGGCGTTCACGACGGCGACCCGTGAGGAGTCTCCGTCGGGGGTCTGGAACGCGAGCCGTCCGTTGCCGCCCGGAGCGGCCGCCTGAACGGTCGAAGCCGCGACCGCAACGGTCGCGAGCAATGCCAGAATTTTCATGTGGAACTCCTTTAAGATCGGGGTCCACTGCACGGTACGAAGGGCTCATTGCGACGGCAATAGCCAAATGCGAAAACCCGCGCGATTGCGCGGGTTTCGCAGGACTCCAAACCGGAAAACCCGTGAAACTTCAAGGCAACGCGGGGTTCGCGTCCGGCATCGTGGCGGGAGCCTCGGCGGGCTCGTAGCTCCAGCCGGTCCACAGGCCGAGCATGAACCACGTCAGGGACCCGACCCCCACGAGGAAGACCGTGTCGCCGACCAGGCGCAACCAGCGCAGGAGCTCGATCCACGGCTGCTGGAGGAACTCGGCGCTGCGCGCGAACCAGAGCCCCTGCTCGACCGAGGCCCACGTCTGCGCGAGCCCGATCGGGAGCAGGCTCATCACGACCATCAGCCCGAGCCCGACGTTCATGAGCCAGAACGCGATCGCGAGCGGGCGCTCCTTCCACACGCGGTCGCCGGTGAGCAGGCGGGCGACGAGCAGCACCAGACCGAGCGAGAGCAGGCCGTACACGCCGAAGAGGGCGGTGTGCGCGTGGACGGGGGTCGTGTTGAGCCCTTGCATGAAGTACAGCGCGATCGGCGGGTTGATCAGGAAGCCGAAGATCCCCGCGCCGACGAGGTTCCAGAAGGCCACGCCCACGAAGAAGCGCACCGGCCACCGGTACCGCGCCATCCACGGCGCGGCGTGCTGCATCCGGCTGGTCTGGAACGCCTCGATCCCGAGGAGAACCAGCGGGACGACCTCGAGGGCGCTGAACGTCGCGCCGATCGCGAGGATCGGCGTCGGCGTGCCGCTGAAGTACAGATGGTGGAACGTCCCGGGGATCCCCGCGAACAGGAACAGCGCGCTCGACGCGATCACGGCGGTTCCGGCGTGGGACTTCGAGACGAGGCCCATCCTGGCGAAGACGAACGCGAGGGCGGCGGTCGCGAAGACCTCGAAGAACCCCTCGACCCAGAGGTGGACGACCCACCAGCGCCAGTACTCCATCACGGTGAGGTGCGTGCGCGCGCCGAAGAAGAAACCGGCGGCGTACATGAGCCCGATCGCCGCGGAGGCGCCGGCGAACATCAGGACGAGAGGCCGCATCGCGTCCTTCGCCTTCAGCGCCGGCGCGAGGCCGCGCAGCATCAGCCCGAGCCAGAGAAGCAGGCCCGTGAAGAGGGCGATCTGCCAGCCGCGGCCGAGATCGACGTATTCGTACCCCTGGTGACCGAACCAGAACCCCGTGTCGAGGCCGAGCTTCTGGTGGATCGAGAACGCCTCGCCGGCGAGCGAGCCGACGACGACGAGCAGCAGGGCGCCGAAGAGGAGGTTGACGCCCAGGCGCTGGAACCGCGGCTCGCGGCCGCCGACGGCCGGGGCGAGGAACAGGCCCGCGGCGAGGAAGGACGTCGCGATCCAGAACAGGCCCGTCTGGATGTGCCAGGTGCGGCTGAGGGAGTACGGGATCAGCTCTCCGAGCGGCAGGCCGAAGAAGTGCTGCCCCTCGACGGTGTAGTGGGCCGTGAGCGCGCCGAGCAGCACCTGCACGCCGAACAGGCCGATCACGACCCCGAGGAACTTCGCCACCGCCTTCATCGACGGGGTCGGCGCGATCGCCGCGAGCGGGTCGCGCGCGGGGGGCTCGACGTGCGGCTCCTTCGCGTTGCGGAAGGCGGTGCGCCACACGATCGCGGCGACCCCCGCGAGCAGGAGCGCGATGCTGACCATCGACCAGACGATGTTGGCGCCGGTGGGGCGGTTGTCGATGAGCGGCTCGTGGGGCCAGTTGTTCGTGTAGGTGATCGCCGAGTCGGGGCGCTGCGTCGCGCACGCCCACGAGGTCCAGAAGAAGAACTGCGTGAGCTTCGCGCGGCGCTCGGGGTCGGGCACCGTCGCGGCGCGCATCGCGTACGCCTCCCGGAGCTGCGTGAGCGCCGGGTCGCCGCCGAACAGGGCGTCGTAGTGGGCGGCCACGCGTCGGAACGCCTCGGCCCTGTCGGCGGAGATCGTGATCGTCCCGGTTCGCGCGTCGTAGCGGTTGGTGCGCAGCTCGGCCTTCAGGCGCGCGTCGTAGCCGTGGTCCCCGTCCCGCTCCTTCCAGATCGCGAGCAGCTCCTGCGCTTCGCGGTGAAGCCAGTCGGCCGACCAGTCGGGGGCCTGGTAGGCGCCGTGCCCCCAGACCGAGCCGAGCTGCTGACCTCCGGTGGACTGCCAGACGACCTGGCC
Proteins encoded in this window:
- a CDS encoding sigma-70 family RNA polymerase sigma factor, which produces MSASGEVTRLLQAYREGDREAYDRLFPIVYEDLRRIARAHLRRQRSGHTLGTTGIVHEAYLKLVEPASAGFQDRNHFLAVAARAMRQVIISYARRHAAGKRGGGERALPLEERDIPVQSQAEAILDVDRALARLEEFEPRLARVVECRFFAGLDEEETAAALGITTRTVQRDWMRARAWLREELEGQASPGEA
- a CDS encoding nitric-oxide reductase large subunit, which gives rise to MNPTRKAWWLLGAALLVAFSLLGFFGREVYRQAPPIPERVVTDDGRVVATKAEILDGQVVWQSTGGQQLGSVWGHGAYQAPDWSADWLHREAQELLAIWKERDGDHGYDARLKAELRTNRYDARTGTITISADRAEAFRRVAAHYDALFGGDPALTQLREAYAMRAATVPDPERRAKLTQFFFWTSWACATQRPDSAITYTNNWPHEPLIDNRPTGANIVWSMVSIALLLAGVAAIVWRTAFRNAKEPHVEPPARDPLAAIAPTPSMKAVAKFLGVVIGLFGVQVLLGALTAHYTVEGQHFFGLPLGELIPYSLSRTWHIQTGLFWIATSFLAAGLFLAPAVGGREPRFQRLGVNLLFGALLLVVVGSLAGEAFSIHQKLGLDTGFWFGHQGYEYVDLGRGWQIALFTGLLLWLGLMLRGLAPALKAKDAMRPLVLMFAGASAAIGLMYAAGFFFGARTHLTVMEYWRWWVVHLWVEGFFEVFATAALAFVFARMGLVSKSHAGTAVIASSALFLFAGIPGTFHHLYFSGTPTPILAIGATFSALEVVPLVLLGIEAFQTSRMQHAAPWMARYRWPVRFFVGVAFWNLVGAGIFGFLINPPIALYFMQGLNTTPVHAHTALFGVYGLLSLGLVLLVARLLTGDRVWKERPLAIAFWLMNVGLGLMVVMSLLPIGLAQTWASVEQGLWFARSAEFLQQPWIELLRWLRLVGDTVFLVGVGSLTWFMLGLWTGWSYEPAEAPATMPDANPALP